A single window of Channa argus isolate prfri chromosome 12, Channa argus male v1.0, whole genome shotgun sequence DNA harbors:
- the LOC137137038 gene encoding transmembrane protease serine 6-like, which produces MLYKKYQKSLNSFFVFCVSESLSQLDADVCGQVPLSNRLLGLGVKVTDGKWPWMASLQKDGRHVCGGTLVNEDFVLSSADCFSSSATASDWTVVLGRLKQNGSNPFEVKLNVTDITLSNHTGPNAAALHLETPAPLSDSILPICVDTGRNFSVGSTCWVAGWSSGAGGVEQVLQEFQTSVVDCEDTSSDSICTEALTLEQEFSGGPLMCRQDGSWFLAGVLVAENKLINGPQAVQGKSVVTEMMLFCC; this is translated from the exons ATGTTGTACAAGAAGTATCAGAAAAGCCtcaacagtttctttgtgttctgtgtttcagagagtctctcacagctggatg CTGATGTCTGTGGCCAGGTCCCACTGAGTAATCGTCTTCTGGGACTAGGCGTGAAGGTTACAGATGGTAAGTGGCCGTGGATGGCGAGTCTACAGAAGGATGGACGTcatgtgtgtggtgggactCTGGTGAACGAGGACTTTGTGCTGAGCAGTGCCGACTGTTTCTCAAG TTCAGCCACAGCATCTGATTGGACCGTGGTCCTGGGTCGTCTGAAACAGAACGGCTCCAACCCCTTTGAGGTGAAACTgaatgtgacagacatcactctGAGCAACCACACTGGGCCTAATGCAGCAGCGCTGCATCTGGAGACCCCCGCCCCCCTGTCCGACTCCATCCTGCCCATCTGTGTGGACACCGGACGAAACTTCAGTGTGGGCTCCACGTGCTGGGTTGCAGGCTGGAGCTCCGGGGCAGGAGGGG TGGAACAAGTTCTGCAGGAATTCCAGACCTCTGTGGTGGACTGTGAGGACACATCGAGTGACAGCATTTGTACAGAAGCTTTGACACTGGAGCAG GAGTTTTCTGGAGGTCCGTTGATGTGTCGGCAGGATGGTTCTTGGTTCCTGGCAGGAGTGTTAGTAGCTGAGAACAAACTCATCAATGGACCACAAGCAGTACAAGGGAAGTCTGTTGTGACAGAAAtgatgttgttctgttgttAA
- the LOC137137055 gene encoding tryptase gamma-like, producing MASLQKDGHHVCGGTLVNEDFVLSSADCFSSSATASDWTVVLGRLKQNGSNPFEVKLNVTDITLSNHTGPNEAALHLATPAPLSDSILPICVDTGRNFSVGSTCWVAGWSSGAGGVEQVLQEFQTSVVDCEDTSSDSICTEALTLEQGFSGGPLMCQQDGSWFLAGVLVADNKLTSGPQAVQAKSIDVYMLLIFKKQR from the exons ATGGCGAGTCTACAGAAGGATGGACATcatgtgtgtggtgggactCTGGTGAACGAGGACTTTGTGCTGAGCAGTGCCGACTGTTTCTCAAG TTCAGCCACAGCATCTGATTGGACCGTGGTCCTGGGTCGTCTGAAACAGAACGGCTCCAACCCCTTTGAGGTGAAACTgaatgtgacagacatcactctGAGCAACCACACTGGGCCTAATGAAGCAGCGCTGCATCTGGCGACCCCCGCCCCCCTGTCCGACTCCATCCTGCCCATCTGTGTGGACACCGGACGAAACTTCAGTGTGGGCTCCACGTGCTGGGTTGCAGGCTGGAGCTCCGGGGCAGGAGGGG TGGAACAAGTTCTGCAGGAATTCCAGACCTCTGTGGTGGACTGTGAGGACACATCGAGTGACAGCATTTGTACAGAAGCTTTGACACTGGAGCAG GGGTTTTCTGGAGGTCCGTTGATGTGTCAGCAGGATGGTTCTTGGTTCCTGGCAGGAGTGTTAGTAGCTGACAACAAACTCACCAGTGGACCACAAGCAGTACAAGCGAAGTCAATTGACGTATATATGCTTTTGATCTTTAAGAAACAAAGATAA